A genomic region of Aegilops tauschii subsp. strangulata cultivar AL8/78 unplaced genomic scaffold, Aet v6.0 ptg000259l_obj, whole genome shotgun sequence contains the following coding sequences:
- the LOC141028624 gene encoding tyrosine N-monooxygenase-like, with protein sequence MTLGTLVIMVTLLVYFFLKNKRVLLSQQQRGRRGRLPPGPATLPIIGNMHQLILNKPAVFRWIHGLLKEMNTDIMCLRLGATHVIVVACPQIACEVLRKKDEVFASRPTTFASGLFSFGYKGSIFSPHGEQWKKMRRVLTVEILASSMERKLYHLRKEEYDHLVRYINKTYCSDMACPGNIVNVRHVTQHFVGNMIRRLVFGKRYFSDLPASSTSGPGHDEVAHVAALFTALNHLYSFCVSDYFPALIGLDMDGQEKVSKDAMQTLNRLHDPIIEERIHERSSTLEKCGEKKEARDFLDVLVHLKDAEGQPLLSLQEIRAQTAEMMFAAVDNPSNAVEWALAEMMNVPEIMQKATEELDTVVGKDRLVEESDIPRLNYLKSCIREAFRIHPYHALNVPHVAMADTTVAGYTIPKDSHILLSRLGLGRNPKIWTEPLEFQPERHLNTANVLLTDPGLRFISFSSGRRGCPGMSLGTSMTMMLFARMLQGFTWTKLPGVKSISLQERNAGLALAKPLVLQATPRLAAHLYIYDPAKKI encoded by the exons ATGACTCTTGGTACTCTTGTTATCATGGTGACTTTGCTGGTGTATTTTTTCTTGAAGAATAAAAGAGTGCTATTGTCCCAGCAGCAACGGGGGCGACGAGGCAGGCTGCCCCCAGGGCCTGCCACGCTGCCCATCATCGGTAACATGCACCAGCTGATTCTGAACAAGCCAGCGGTATTCCGGTGGATCCATGGCCTGCTCAAGGAGATGAACACAGACATCATGTGCCTCCGTCTTGGGGCTACTCATGTCATTGTTGTCGCATGCCCACAGATAGCCTGTGAGGTACTGCGAAAAAAAGATGAAGTTTTCGCCTCCCGTCCCACCACCTTCGCCTCAGGCTTATTCAGCTTCGGGTACAAGGGCTCCATCTTCTCACCACACGGAGAGCAGTGGAAGAAGATGAGGCGTGTCCTCACTGTTGAGATCCTCGCCTCGTCCATGGAGCGAAAGCTCTACCACCTCAGGAAAGAGGAGTACGACCACCTTGTGAGGTACATTAATAAAACTTATTGCAGCGACATGGCATGTCCAGGCAACATTGTCAACGTCCGTCATGTAACCCAACACTTCGTTGGTAACATGATAAGAAGGCTTGTGTTCGGTAAAAGATACTTCAGTGACCTACCAGCTTCATCCACTAGTGGGCCTGGACATGATGAGGTGGCACATGTTGCCGCTCTCTTCACGGCCCTCAACCATCTCTACAGCTTTTGCGTGTCCGACTACTTCCCAGCCCTTATAGGCCTTGACATGGATGGCCAAGAAAAGGTTTCGAAGGATGCCATGCAAACACTCAACCGGTTGCATGATCCCATTATAGAGGAGCGGATCCACGAAAGGTCATCCACTCTTGAGAAATGTGGTGAAAAGAAAGAGGCGAGAGACTTTTTggacgtcctagttcatctaaaAGATGCAGAGGGACAACCATTGCTGTCCCTACAAGAAATTAGAGCACAAACAGCG GAAATGATGTTTGCAGCAGTCGATAACCCATCTAATGCGGTTGAGTGGGCACTTGCTGAGATGATGAACGTGCCAGAGATCATGCAAAAAGCAACTGAGGAACTCGACACCGTTGTCGGTAAAGACAGACTAGTCGAAGAGTCTGACATTCCTCGGCTAAACTATCTCAAATCGTGCATCCGGGAGGCCTTCCGCATACACCCATACCATGCTCTTAATGTACCCCATGTCGCCATGGCGGACACAACTGTTGCTGGCTACACAATCCCCAAGGATAGCCACATACTTTTAAGCCGGCTTGGACTTGGCCGCAATCCCAAGATCTGGACTGAACCACTGGAGTTTCAACCTGAGAGGCATTTGAACACTGCGAATGTACTTCTCACTGATCCAGGCCTACGTTTCATTTCATTTAGCAGTGGGAGGAGGGGTTGTCCTGGGATGTCACTTGGTACCTCTATGACAATGATGTTGTTTGCAAGGATGTTGCAGGGATTCACTTGGACAAAGCTTCCCGGCGTTAAGAGTATCAGTCTCCAAGAACGCAATGCGGGCCTTGCACTAGCTAAACCCCTTGTTCTGCAAGCTACACCACGTTTGGCTGCACATCTCTATATATATGATCCAGCTAAAAAGATTTAA
- the LOC109739828 gene encoding bisdemethoxycurcumin synthase-like, translated as MGSNTLTSMHEIRRLQRAEGPAAILAVGTANPPNCVSQEEYPDYYFRVTKSEHLTDLKQKLKSFCQMTSTEKRYFHHTEELLDAHPEFLRRDKPSLDARLDIAAAAAPELAASAAAKAIAEWGRPATDITHLVVSTNSGAHAPGVDLRLASLLGLRASVCRTMLNLNGCSAGAASLRLAKDLAENNRGARVLVACVELTVVAFRGPEEAYPHRLISQAIFGDGAGAVIVGADAVRSVERPLFEMVSASQTTIPATDGVLTMQLTEAGLDGDIFTRELTPLAAQHIEQCLTDAFQPLGIMSGGAEWNDLFFVVHPGLRGIMDHIDGALRLDPGKLVASRAVLREYGNMLGATLIFVLDEQRRRMEEDGETGEWGVMMGFGPGFTVETMVLHAVAIDLHNEN; from the exons ATGGGCAGCAACACCCTTACGTCGATGCACGAGATCCGGCGCTTGCAGCGTGCCGAGGGGCCTGCGGCCATCCTCGCCGTCGGCACCGCGAACCCGCCCAACTGCGTGTCCCAGGAGGAGTACCCGGACTACTACTTCCGCGTCACCAAGAGCGAGCACCTCACCGACCTCAAACAAAAGCTCAAGTCCTTCT GCCAGATGACCTCAACGGAGAAGCGCTACTTCCACCACACGGAGGAGCTGCTGGACGCCCACCCAGAATTCCTCCGCCGCGACAAGCCGTCCCTGGACGCCCGGCTGGACATCGCCGCTGCCGCTGCTCCAGAGCTCGCGGCGTCAGCCGCAGCCAAGGCCATAGCCGAGTGGGGCCGTCCGGCCACCGACATCACCCACCTCGTCGTCAGCACCAACTCCGGCGCGCACGCCCCGGGCGTCGACCTTCGCCTGGCCTCTCTCCTCGGCCTCCGCGCATCCGTTTGCCGGACGATGCTCAACCTCAACGGCTGCTCGGCCGGTGCGGCCTCGCTGCGCCTGGCCAAGGACCTGGCCGAGAACAACCGCGGCGCACGCGTCCTGGTGGCCTGCGTCGAGCTCACCGTCGTCGCCTTCCGCGGGCCCGAGGAGGCGTACCCACACAGGCTCATCAGCCAGGCGATCTTTGGTGACGGCGCAGGCGCGGTCATCGTCGGCGCTGACGCCGTGCGCTCCGTCGAGCGCCCGCTCTTCGAGATGGTGTCGGCCTCGCAGACCACGATACCAGCAACCGACGGCGTGCTCACCATGCAGCTCACGGAAGCCGGCCTCGACGGCGACATCTTCACCAGGGAGCTCACGCCTCTAGCCGCGCAGCACATCGAGCAGTGTCTCACGGACGCGTTCCAGCCGCTTGGAATAATGAGCGGCGGTGCCGAATGGAACGATCTGTTCTTTGTGGTGCACCCTGGCCTCCGTGGAATAATGGACCACATCGACGGGGCTCTCCGGCTGGATCCCGGGAAGCTGGTGGCGAGCCGGGCCGTGCTGAGAGAGTACGGCAACATGCTTGGCGCGACGCTGATCTTCGTGCTCGACGAGCAACGGCGGCGGatggaggaggacggcgagacggGTGAGTGGGGTGTGATGATGGGATTTGGACCAGGGTTTACGGTTGAGACCATGGTGCTGCATGCGGTGGCCATCGACCTGCACAACGAGAATTGA